CAGCAAGCAGGCTAGTGAGAAGGTGCAGCAGAGCGGTGGAGCAGGGATAGAGTACATCTTCGGAGACTACCTCGACTCCATCGATCAGGTAGGCGACAAAATCAAGGTCCATTTCGCTAAGAGTGGCGAACATTGAGACTATGATCTTGTTGTAGGTGCAGATGGCTTGCAGAGCTCCACAAGGAAGATGGTTTGGGGAGACGACAGCGAGAATAACCATGTGAAACGACTTGATGCTTTTGGAGCTTTCTTCAGCATGCCTCGTGGACCGACTGAAACTATGTGGCGTCGTTGGTACCATGCAGCGGGACGACGTGGGATCATGGTTCGTCCCGATCAGCAGATAGGCAAGTCAACAGTCCTAATGACAATCGTCAACGACAAAGACGAGCGACTGGCAGAAGTCTCGCAAGGGGGCACACTGGCACAGAAAGCACTCATGAAAGCATATTTTGATGATTCTGGATGGGAGAACGAACGCATCTTGAAAGAAATGGCCGACACTGACGACTTCTACTACGGTATCATCGCTCAAGTGCACATGGAATGGTGGAGTAAAGGACGAGTTGTCCTTCTGGGCGACGCTGGATACTGCGCTTCACCCTTCTCTGGTATGGGAACGACACTGACGCTTGATGGGGCGTACAATCTTGCTGGCTCTCTCCTGAGGCACCCTAACGATCACGATGCCGCTTTCAACTATTACGAGACAGCTATGCGCCCGATCGTAGAGAAGACCCAGAAGCTGTGCCGGGCATGCCTCACATCCTCCACCCTGAGACTGCATGGGGCGTATGGCTAACTCACGTCGTTATCTACGTGCTGGACTGGACTCAGCTGCAAAAAGTCATATTCATGCTCAAAGGCCCGCCAGCCAATGCAGTGCACGTGGAAGACTTTGGCTTCGAGCAGATGCCAGACGCGCAACACTAATGATTCTTGACAGCTAGATCGTGGTTGTACAATACTGCAACGACCACGAAGTAATGACAAGCCTGTGAGCCGCAGGCAGCCCGTTTCCAAATGGTAGCTTCACGATCTGGTGCAGCATAGTCCGCGCTCTGCCGACCCGGCTTCCTCGCAAACCTTCCAGCCTTTGGCTTCACGTCGTCGAAAGACTGCCACAATTATTGTTGCCACGCCACGCTTAGCTCCGAACGACTGTTGCTCAGCCACGGAACATGTGAGCTGCACACGTTGCCTATTCTATCCCGCAAAAGGGTCGGGACAATCTAGGGAAGTTAAGTCTAAATCGCGAGCTCCTCGAAATCGAGAAATACCTCTTTCTACGTCGCGCGTACGCTATTCTACTTACTACCTTACGATATATACGCCGTTCGAATCGCCTCGCTATCGCCGTTCTAGCGTACCTCTTTTTACGTTTATACGACCTATATCGGTTCGGCGCTATCTAAGGATATCGACTTCGATACTACGACCTAGCGCGTACCGAGTCGACTATATACCCTTACGATACCTATACCGATCGATTCGCCGTATCTTAAAGAGCTAGTTACgctatatagtatataatATAAAGACGTCGACGTCCGGCGCTACGAGTACTATTTAAGAAAGTCGAAAGAGAGGTTGTTTTTAGACAAATGtagagctaagtattctaAACGCGAAGCTTACGCGAGATTTCTCCTTACTTCGACTACTTATTATATAGTCGCTATAtacttatatattactatagctatatcgTTAAGACGGCCTCGCCGAGACGAGTATAACGAATAgctttatatatatatagcgtatatatagcGTACGCGCCGGGTAGGGCGCTTTTTTACGATCTTAAGTTTAGTCGTTTTAAAATTCGAAGTTGTCGCGTCCCTTTTGCGGGGTTGAATAGACTAGTGCCGGCGAAGACCGCGACATCGAAGCCTAAATTCAGTCCTGCAGTACCTCGCACTAGCGACGATTGGGAGTACTTCAATGGTGTTTGGGTAGTTCGTATCTCACACTACCAAAGCAATGTATCTTTGGGGGCTTGTGGGTAACACTGCATACAAGGAGACAAACGCACGCGCTTTTGCTGTACCGGTGCAAGATCGAGCTGCATCGTCCACTACGAGAGATCGACTGAACTCAAAACTTACTTTCAACCTTAGGTCCAGCGCGCCAGGATGGCCTCTGTCTTGGCCAAGGGGTGGAGCAAAGGACGACACATGTGCTGCAGCACTACTTGAGACATTCTTCCGGCGACCTCCGCGAAGCTGAATATCACCTGGACTGTGGCCAAGCCAAGCTTGCGAGCCTTCGTACCTCCTCTCCACCTTTGGTGAGCGTTAGCCACCCTGCGATGCCAGATCAGCTGTCACCTTAGCAGTCTAGCTTCAACAATACTCAGCAAGTCAATCGCTCTTCCGCTGTAGTCACTCGCGCTCTCTCCACGGCTAGGCTGGCTGTACAATGACCAAGGACTTTCCACACCGGTACCCAGTGTCTTGTCGCAGGGTAGGAATGCTCCTCTAGCACACTCGCGTCTTGGTCAATGGATACAAGCAAGCTGATTGGGTCCGTCCCTTGGATTTGCCAAACTGACATGGAAGGACTAACGTGGAGACTCGTCAAAGCGCTGCAGCAGCGTGAAGATAAGGAAACGAGGAGCAAGTCCCAAGCCACACTCGCGACTTCAAGAACCCATCGTGCTACGCGGTCATGACACCTGGCAGGAGATCTACCGCGAACGTGGACTGTATCGAGAGTATAAAGCAGCCTCGAGCCCACGAGAGACTCCTCCCATCAGCATAGTAACTTCGCTCGAGCCACCTCAGCTCTCTTGGTCGGTGATACACCTTCAGGTTTCTTCCTTACAACCACTCCTCAAGCCATCACACACGACTGTCGACTTACAAAATGCAATACATATCGCTGCTCATCGCATCGTTGGCTACCAGCGCCCTGGCTTATCCCAGTTTGAAGCGACAGTCTGGCGTCAACCCACCTTGCCAACAAGGTGACGAGCTGGTGCATCAGATCACCGCCTTCTCAAGCATCAAGTACTACCACTAACGAGTGTGTACAGGCCTGCTATGCTGCTGAAAATGATGCGGCTACCATCACGGGAGCTGCTTGTGAGCTCAACGTCTGTTAGTGCTCTCCGTAATGCAACGGCGTCAACGACTGTTACTGATACCAGACCAGTGGGTAAGAACTGTGGTAATCAGCTCAATATGTGTTGCAATGTGAACCAAAATTTGAGTCGCGACCTTTCCCAGTCAAGTCTGATGCTGACTATATCTAGGGCACCATTAATGTCAATCTTGCTTGCGTTGCTGTCCAGTTGTGAGCATACCTTCAGGGTAAAGGCAAGATCGCTACTTGTGGAGTATATCCTCACGATCTCGGATGCTCACGACGAGCAGTGCTATATGGGTTGGCTTGTCAGGTACTCCAGCCGATGCCCATCTACACATGCTTTCTACCGCAAGTTGAGCATTGGGTATCTCAACTTGACATGAAGATCATTCTCGATACTCGGCTATACAGATTGAAGCTATGCAGAAACACACCATGATTGCAGATGAAATCCCCGTTTGCATAGCAGCTCCTGGAAAAGTCGTCCGTGTTCTCGCCTTGCGAGCACTGCCATATGCGATCGATCGCACATAAATGTTCTTGGCGACATGACCACTAGAACCTCGGGTTTGAGCTTCGGTCAGGTGTGACTGACTACATTCTACATTGTAGGCTCACGAGATGTCCTCCCGGCGGAGTCCGCGAAGCTGAGCCCCAAGTGCCAAGCTAGGCTCGTGAGCCGTTGTGCTCTCGTGTGTAATGCACGCATGAAGTTTACCGCCAGGAGACCAAAAATACCATGACCACAACACTCAGATGGCCACTGGTCGAGCTGACGTGGACCAGACTGTACGAGCGCATGTCGATGACATTCCCGTTGCGGTACACCAAGCAAGGATCGTACCATCAACAAGATTTCATGCCGATGTAGCGTTCTTGGACACTATGCTCAATGCCATCAGCATCTATATCAAGGCGCTGCATGGCTGTGATGTGTCGGATGGACGTGGTCCTACAGATCGGCAAGAGGATCAAGGTACTATCAATGTCAATGTTGCTTGCATTGCAGTCCAGTTGTGAGCATACCCTCAGAGCATAGGACAAGACTGGTGCCTGCGAGCTACTGTTGGCGTCACATGGCCACAAAGGGCAAGGCTTGATAGGGTGATTTGTGAGGTACTCTGGCCGGGTTGCTCATCACTAGATGTGGTTTCTATCTCCTGAATCAGACCGAGTGGACCATCGGGTGTCGTTTGCGGTTAAGCGCGCTGCAGGGTCTGAGCTAGATAAGATCACCCGTCTCTTGAGACTGCGATTCCAACTTCTCGCAGTCATTAACACCATCGAATATAAAATGATATGCTGAAAGGCCTCCGTCCTTATTGAAATGAGCGAAGGGTAGCACCCGCAGCTCGAGAAAAAATTGTTCGCTGTCGCATGTGCATACGTTTCTCACGTGCTCGGAGGGAGATTCACCGCGCCGGGGCTAAGAAGCGAGCCAATCAAATAACTGCAAGCTGTTTCAGGCCAGTTATGTAGACGACAGCTCGAATCTCGAAGAGAGGGCAGAGTGGACCCACGGAAGCACGGATAGCGATATCCGAGGTTTTGAAAGAGGTGGTGGAGCTTTGCCGAAGAACCCCGGATAGCTTTCATCCTAAGACCCACACTACTGAGCACGGATCTCTCCCTTCGCGGCGCTTCGAAGGCAGGTAGCAGAGTCTGATTGTTATTCTCGCTCCGGGCGCTTAGAGGGTACGCTCGAGTGCTCGCAAGCTCGCACGTCGCGACCCTCACCACGCGCCCTTCGCTCAATTACCGCTGTCTTCCGCTTCTCATGTATACAGAACTTCCTCACGTCTGAATGTCGAGTAGACCGAAACGTCCTTGCAGATCGGTACAGTTTTGCTACTGCATGGATGACTCAGGCAACTACGATTTGTCGACCTCTGTTTTTGTCACCTCATCTTTCTCTTTCCTTCGACAATGCCATGCCTGCACAAGCCACGGCATCCACTCCTTGAGCCAGACTATCCACATGGGATCGAATAACCGGTTTCAGACGCTACCGCCATGATACTTGCTTCGATCTCGACCTAGACGCTGTGAAGTGTGTCATAGGTATGAATACTGCTGTCTTTCTTGGTTCGCGGAATCAAAGTGCCTGCATCCGCTCTACGATGCAGGACCTCTCGCGTTCGTTCGAGGAAGGCTGTCCATTCTGCACAATCCTGCAGGTCTGCTGTGTACAGCTGGGTGGGTCCCATTATGACCCGAGGTCGGAGCGCGAGGTAGATATCACGTTTCTCGAAGGGCGTATTCTGAGCATCTGGTTGCAGAACGATGTAGGACATGTGGATCCACTTGAGCCCTCTGGCATTTGGTTGGAGCTTTTTACACTGCCTGGTAGGGCTCTTTCAAATTACTGCTTCTGCAGCCTTTTGCTAATCAGAGACAATGCAGGCAGTTCCTGTCCACTTCCGATGCTGGGCAATCTCGTGGAATATTCTGATCCTGTCACCGGCACGTTCCCTATGGTTGGAGGTCCTGCTCGCGTTGTTCTCGTGGATCCGGCATCGCGCAAGTGCACGAATATGAACAAGACTTGGACAGACCATTGTGACAGCGCCCATCCCTTCTGTAAGAACGAAGAGCACAGTGCCGAAGGCGAGACCATTTTCAATCCGCATCCTCGGCTTCTCATTCGTGTTGGTACTGGCCCTGAAGACATCCACTTGGAAGAGACTCGCCAGCGGCATCTAAAATATGCTGCTCTCAGCTACTGCTGGGGACGGACGGGCGGCCTCAAGCTTGAGCGCTCGAATGTTCAAGATCTGAAACGGAGATTACCGTGGTCACAGCTGGTCAAGGTCCACCAGGACTCCATACATGTCTCCCACAATCTTGGCATATAGTATCTTTGGGTCGATGCTCTTTGCATCGTTCAAGACGACCCCGGAGAGCAGATCGCCGAGATTATGAGCATGGCTTCGATCTATGCGAATGCATACATTACCATCGCAGCCTCGACCAGCCTCGGTGGTAATACTGGACTCTTCCAAACGCGCCAGCCTACTCTTAGACTGTCCAACATGGAGCACGACGGCAATACAtttgacttgtatgctcgTGAATCGCTGGAACACGTTGCTTTCGATTATGAGTATGATGCTCTGAACCCCGAGAATGCTAGATTATGGATCGGCCCTAATGCTACAGTTCGACGCCATTTTCCACTATTCACGCGTGGGTGGGCATGGCGGGAGCGCCTGTTGAGTCGGCGAATCATTCACTTCACTAGGCACGAGCTGGTATGGGAGTGTCTGGGCAGTACCTCATGCGAGTGTGGCGCCATGGACGAATTCGTTGGGAGTCAGGCTTTGCGAGAGCGTCGATTTGCGTTCGGGGTGCCTCAAGATGTCGAGGTGCGATGTGGACTGATGGAAAGAAGTCGCAAGCTCGCAAAGCATTTGAGCCTCTCCAGCGAGACTACCTCAGTGAACTTTTCCAGTTTCACCGAAAGATGGGACTACGCCTTGATGTACACCATTATGGGTTCTGCAGCGGACAAGTTGTTCTCCACTTATGATGCAGAGCACTACGAGCGCTGGCGGGATGTGATCAGTCAGTTCTCAAGACGGAATCTGACGTACGAGAGTGACGTTTTCCCTGCCGTCTCCGGTCTTGCGGAAGTTTGGATTGCTCGGCACCAAGATTGCGGTGAATATCTTGCCGGACTATGGAAAGCTGATCTCATGAGAGGATTACTCTGGATTTGCGTTGATCAATATGAGCGCTCCGACACTGGTCGTCCGTCTCAATATCGGGCACCCACGTGGAGCTGGGCTAGCGTGCGTCGTGCTATCAATTGGCTGCGAGCCTCCGACACCAGAGATCCCGTGTATCACGCAACCATCAACCGGGCTTTCTGCTTGCCTAGAACTACATCTTCGGTGAAGTCACTGAAGGTCACATCGAAGTATCCGGACGAGCTCTGACAGCAACTGTAACTAGCTGCGGCGATACAGATGCTTGCTTCAAGCCTGTGGGTTCTAAAGCAAGTGACCCCTCGGAGCACTTCTCGCCAGATTCTTTCCCAGACGTTCGAGAACTGATCGGGCATGAAAGTCTCTGCCTTCACTGGGCTACAGACAAGATCGACGCTAGGACAGGATCCGGCTGGGATCGCTGCCTGATATTGAAGGCTTGCACAGCTACATCGAGCACTTTTGTAAGAATCGGCATTACGGAAAGGCTGCTCGAGGAACGTAAGTCGCTCCTTCAGCCCTGTAATATCAGAATTATTTAGGGCAGCATTGCGACCTCTACATCTGCGGCGAATCCACCTTCTGAATCCCCAGCTCCTTGATGAAAATATCCGCCGCCTTCTCGCCTATCACGAAGGCCGTATTTCCAGTGTTCGCACCCACATTTTCCGGTGGGATACTGAGATCCGCCAACTTCAAGCCCTCAAGGCCATGAACACTGAGATTACCATCAACGACACCCTTCTGGTCCTTCGGTGCCATCTTGCACGTTCCGAGACTGTGCCAGGTCGTTGAGATGATCTCCCTGATCCTTTGCTCGATAGCGGCATCGTCTTCCTTAGTGTACTTGATGCGGGCCTTGTCGTCTGTGTACATTGGACCGTCTGCTTTCTCGACAACGGCGGCTTCG
Above is a window of Fulvia fulva chromosome 6, complete sequence DNA encoding:
- a CDS encoding FAD-dependent monooxygenase asL6, which gives rise to MPPLNILIIGCSVAGPTLATFLLLSPLPPDQKPHITILERSSAPRTNGQNVDIRGAGVTIIRKLGLESVIRDSTTGEEGVQWVGARNQVWASFAADKTGKTQGPTADIDIMRGRLAELIYNRSKQASEKVQQSGGAGIEYIFGDYLDSIDQSSTRKMVWGDDSENNHVKRLDAFGAFFSMPRGPTETMWRRWYHAAGRRGIMVRPDQQIGKSTVLMTIVNDKDERLAEVSQGGTLAQKALMKAYFDDSGWENERILKEMADTDDFYYGIIAQVHMEWWSKGRVVLLGDAGYCASPFSGMGTTLTLDGAYNLAGSLLRHPNDHDAAFNYYETAMRPIVEKTQKLCRACLTSSTLRLHGAYG